The following coding sequences are from one Primulina eburnea isolate SZY01 chromosome 15, ASM2296580v1, whole genome shotgun sequence window:
- the LOC140814119 gene encoding ATP phosphoribosyltransferase 2, chloroplastic-like, translating to MSALRTVFLLPTASIIPFSQLSSPGYCFPDKLAISCCSATSPVAVVSGNVDKQSYERNEVRLGLPSKGRMATDTLDLLKDCQLSVRQVNPRQYVAEVPQITNLEVWFQRPKDIVRKLISGDLDLGIVGLDTVKEYGQGSEDLILVHDTLEYGDCRLSLAIPRYGIFENINSLEELARMPQWTPERPLRVATGFTYLGHRFMGENGLKHVTFSTADGALEAAPAMGIADAIVDLVSSGTTLRENNLKEIEGGIILESQAVFVASKRSLIQRKGVLDVTHEMIERLEAHLRAAGQFTVTANMRGRNAEEVAERVLSHTSLSGLQGPTISPVFSKRDGKVAVEYYAIVICVPKKALYKSVQQLRAIGGSGVLISPLTYIFDEETPRWHQLLSNLGL from the exons ATGTCGGCTCTTAGAACGGTTTTTCTGCTACCGACGGCTTCAATTATACCTTTCTCGCAACTCTCTTCTCCAGGTTACTGTTTTCCGGATAAATTGGCCATTTCGTGCTGCTCAGCGACGTCTCCAGTTGCCGTGGTGAGTGGAAATGTGGATAAGCAGTCTTATGAGAGAAATGAGGTTCGGCTTGGATTGCCGAGCAAAGGTCGAATGGCTACAGACACTCTTGATCTTCTCAAG GATTGTCAATTGTCAGTGAGGCAGGTGAATCCACGGCAGTATGTCGCTGAAGTGCCTCAG ATTACTAATTTGGAAGTTTGGTTTCAACGGCCTAAAGACATTGTGAGAAAATTAATATCTGGAGATTTGGACCTCGGAATTGTTGGATTGGACACTGTTAAAGAGTACGGGCAG ggGAGTGAAGACCTCATTCTTGTCCACGACACTCTGGAGTATGGAGATTGCCGTTTATCCCTAGCA ATTCCCAGGTATGGCATATTTGAGAATATAAATTCTTTGGAAGAACTAGCTCGAATGCCACAGTGGACACCTGAGAGACCTCTGAGAGTTGCTACTGGCTTCACATAT TTGGGTCATAGGTTTATGGGAGAAAATGGATTGAAGCATGTTACCTTTTCAACTGCCGATGGCGCTTTGGAGGCTGCTCCTGCA ATGGGGATTGCTGATGCTATTGTGGACCTTGTGAGTAGTGGAACCACGTTAAGAGagaataatttgaaagaaatcGAAGGTGGAATTATTTTGGAAAGCCAG GCTGTTTTTGTTGCTAGCAAAAGGTCATTGATCCAACGGAAGGGTGTGCTTGATGTAACACATGAAATGATTGAAAGATTGGAGGCACATTTAAGGGCTGCTGGACAGTTCACG gtaactgccAACATGAGGGGTAGAAATGCAGAAGAAGTGGCTGAGCGAGTTCTGAGCCACACCTCTCTATCTGGTTTGCAG GGACCCACTATAAGCCCAGTTTTTTCCAAGCGTGACGGGAAGGTAGCAGTGGAATATTATGCTATAGTTATTTGTGTACCAAAGAAAGCTCTTTACAAGTCTGTTCAACAGCTTAGAGCG ATTGGAGGCAGCGGGGTTCTCATTTCTCCTCTGACCTACATTTTTGACGAGGAAACTCCAAGATGGCACCAACTTCTTTCAAACTTGGGGCTTTAG